DNA sequence from the Trypanosoma brucei gambiense DAL972 chromosome 9, complete sequence genome:
TATTCCCCACACTTCGTGGCCCCACCCGTCTGTGCAATGAGGAGCGGGGGTTGAAGCAATGCAAACGATTTGGATTGCTGGTTATATGATGTAGACTCAAAAAACAGCAGTGCCATCGTCGCCTCTCCCCCCTCCCGAAGAAGTTAAGCAGTGTAGTACTTTCCTTGAGGGAGCCTAATTGCAAAAAACTTACCTTCCTCGACTTCTCCCTCATCTGTTGCGTGTAGTAATTCGAAACATGGAACGCAATAGGGACAGGGGCTCTCAGGTGAAATTTCATCATTGTAACACACAACTGTTGCTGGATGACTCCTACACAGGCGACATCGCACTACACGGGTCGGAGTCTTCATCACACGCTGTGGGTACGCTGCCCTCGTGTGGTCATCTCGATCAAAACCACGTAAGCTAGTGACTGAACTAAGGTAAAAGTAATGGTTGCACCATCCGAGGTGTCGCATGACGCCATACTCACCCAACCGCAAGTTAAGATCTCCAAAGGTAGTCTGTGAAACGTATTTGACGGGGCAGTTTCCAAACGCGATGTTTTTCTGCCTTGTTTCACCCTCCGTACTCGCGCCTTCTCCACAGGGATCGAAGTGCCGGATGGGTGCCGTCAAATCTTCATAGTCCTCCCCACCCTCTCCTGCGTGGCGATTGTCAACGTAGAAGGTACCTccaataaagaaaaatgcatTCTTTGAAATGTTCACTGGGATACAATTACGGCAGACAAAAGTGTCAAGCAGGGTGCCTAAGCTCTGGCACGACAGTACAGCCCATGTTTCCTGAGGCTCTGTAGTGGACCCAGGTGTGAAGAAAGTAAACTCCCAACGGTGTGAGTGTTCGGTCAAACAAAAATCTTCCGAGGTGTCGATAACGTTATGACGTAAGCTCGCTGCGATGCCCTTGTTTGGGTAGCGCGGCTCCGCATGGCGGAAAAGCTCGCTATTTCCCTCATCCATTACCTTTAGACGAAGCTTTCGTCCGTCGTACTCTTCGTCAAGTTGCTCTCGTAGCCTCTTCACCGGTTCTAAGTCCACGAGAAACTGCAAAAGAGCAGGTCGCCGCTCGCACTCACTGTACTCTTCCCTAACACGGGCCAGTTGGCGCtcgccttcttcttttacttgGGTTACAATCCTCTCCATTTTGGACAACACTCTGCGGGTGGGGAGCTCCGGTAGGTTTGgcccttcctcttccaggAGCCTATCTAACCTTGCCTCCAGTTTACGCATCGCATCCTCTGCCTCACCAATTGTAAAGAAGCAACCATAAGGGTTCCCCCGCTCGCTCAGGGTCTGTGGCAGATGGACAATAGTGCCTGCAGGCAGTTTGTCACTAATTTTGTAGACATCAAGTTGTGGGTTCCGCCGGCGTATGTCTGTGAGAGTAACAGCTGTGTGCGCAGCGACATCGGCAAGTGTCGTTTCCTTCTTATTACCTACttgaagggaaaaagggtCCACCAATTGTTTAggaggcatttttttttttttggcaccTCCCCACTCCACCTCCCCGCTATCCCTTCTAACACCTTTACGCTACGCCACTCACTCGCGTAGGTCCTATTGCTACTGTTGGTATTCCGCGGAGGTGGTAAAAtcaagagaaagaggaagcaaagaCGGGTTTTAGGTACGGAGAGAAATTGTGTATAAACAGGGTGATGCATGTACTAAACTCATCTGTCGCCTCGTGTTCAGGAACACATATTCGGCCCTATAGCCCCAATTGAACCCACGGCCCATGACTTTCATCAGGTCTGCGccgtcacacacacaaaaaaacgaaataaatcAGGTGGGTGCTCTAATGCGAGTACGTCACGGAAAACACATATAGTACAAAAGAGGAGAATAGGCCAGAAGAAGGATTGGAGGCGAGGTGAAAAGAGCAGAGTTTGCGGCAAGACCatcaatcttttttttctatgcgTTCCCTTCCCTTATGTGGATCACCGTCTTCATTCCCCATGGCCACCGGCTATGTTCGCCGCCGTCGCCGCCCCCACCCCCTCCACAACTCAGcggtcactttttttttttcgtcgcACCTGTGCAACCAGGGACAAGTGCAGCCGACTATCGGTTCTAACGGTGTTAACAAACACCcccaaaacaaataaacaaacaagcgaAAGGCAGCGGGACATTTGGCTGACTTTAATTTATCTTTTCCCTCAAGTTGCTCTCGTCCTTCCGTCTCGTTTCTCTCTGTTTCCCAACGTACCgcttcccctcctttccaaCTCCCacttcatttcttcttcacttctaAATGCTATCAGGCACCTTCCGCAggttcttcttcatttccagTGTGATAGCGAGAGTTCAAACCGATCATTGCTAAAGGAAGCGTTTCCGTCACaaatccccccccccacacttACAGAGGGTTAACGACAGAACCCTCGTGGTTCAGCTGcgtgcctcttttttttttctttatcgtTGAAAACCGCTGCGTGACGAAACAAATCCGAAGGAAAATTTCTTTCGGGGAGATAGCGACGTATATTTGCTGCTGAAACAATCTGAAAAACCACCGAGTAAATCAAACCGAGAATGTAcaggtgtttctttttttttttctttccttccttcggACCAAACCTCAAGCGCGTAAATTGTTAAGATAAAAGTCTACGAGCTGATGCCGAAAAGACACATTTTTGAGGATGTTTACTCTCCCCCTCGACCGAAACAACTGCACACAGCTGATTGGTCCCATGTGATAATACTGCATTAAATAGGCAATGCAAAGTGTGACGCTGCGGTTGACGCCTGCGACACAATGAACGTATACTCGGTGACCGTTTCGCAGTGCGTCGGTAACAATCTCTGCAAATCGATCAtaacaatgaaaaataatCAAATAATCGCTACAGTCCTCTGCGTAGAAATCATGTACTACAAATCCCGTGGGTAAAACGACACGCGTGTCAAGTTCTCTCGCACAGCAGTTGACGATGACATCAATGCCCTCCCGTTTCAAGATCTCTAATATTTCCTCATCTGGGAAGCCACCAACATAAAGACCATCCATAAGGGGCGTCACATCAGGCGTTATGTGCCTGAAAGGGTCCATTTTCATTATTGAGAGCTCGGTGTCAAGGGCGGCGCGGAGCTGCAATTCCTCCTTCATAACTTGTGGAGTGCTGAGTGCAGCCTGCAACTGAGTCGAACCCACTCGTGACGCTTTAGGGGTCAAAAGCTGAGTTGGACGGGCCTCCGCCGCCATTGCATTCCACTCTGGCTGCACCCAACAATCCAGCGGCGTGTGGCCATGACATGATGGTCGAGGCGTTGGAGGTGAGCAGCTCACCTCCGTTGGGTAGTCAAACAGCCTGTGGTAACAAATAAATGGCGTGCCACCGGGGGAGGTGCTGTCGCGTGAAGGCGAGGCGGAGGGAGTGGCCATGTTTCGCCACAGGCCCTGTGTACGGGAACAGCTCCTCTGTtaattatatttatgtatctTCTTTGTTGTATGATAATATTAGTAATCTATTTAAAGTTACTTGCTCTGTTCCTTTCCTGCGACAGTTTGTGGTTGCTTGGGTGACCCGTCCAACAGAGGCACAAAACCTTCTGCCAACTTTGCACACCGGCTAGTAAGGACAAACcagaaggagaaaatactGTTGAGTCCCCCCTCCTCTACTACTTTAAAAGTAAGTTGAATGGTTCACATAAAATCGTGAAGCAAAGATGAGGGCTCGCAGTTCCAAGGGGAAAACAGTGAGGCGTGACAATCAAGCGGGTAAAAACACATCAACATGGGCCGGTGAAGGAGGCTTGCGTAGCGGCGCATAGGTTTCTTGGGAGGTGTAGTGATATTTTGCTTGTCGGATGATTTCGTGCCAACAACGCGCCATAGTAACACGAGACCTTATTGCTTTTAAACGAACGAGGGTGCTTTGGATGGAAATGTAGGAAGCTGAGGGCGCTGGTCAAGAACGGTAGATCGATGAACCTACAAAACCACTTCCTATTACAGTTCGTGCATCATGTATATCCGTGCCTTTTTCCGGTGCTTTGGACTCAGTTTCCGTATGGCTTTATCGTTTTTGATCTTCTGAACCAccatgtttttcttctcgttttCTGCTTTCCGGTCCAAGTTCGCCTTACGGGACTCGCGTGCCCGCTTCTCTTCGTTGTTTATCTCGTCACGAAGCTTAGTTGACAGCTCACGCACCCGCTGAAGAcgctccttctttctttgttgtatCTTGAAGGCGCGTTCCGCTTCTTTCGGGTTCCTAGCTCTGGAACGCTGCGGCTTCCTCGGAGTCTTCCCAAGTTTGCGCTGCTCTAACTTCGACatgctttccccccttttttcgaGACGCTGATGCGATTCGCTTCGGTACGAATGAAGGAACGCGCAACACTGATGAGGGTGTGCCACCGCCATGGGAGATACaaacaggaagaagagggagcgtacaacgacaacaacaacaaacacatgTATACACATActtcaataaataaatgaaacagGCTTGACGCCATGAGTGTTACGAGGCGTAAGGTACTTCCAGAAGTGTCAGCAAGCCAAGGCGCCATCAAGCGGTCTCGCTGACAACAAGAACAGTAAATTAGACGGCCCTGTGGAAGGCCGTAcggttttttctttgattctTCACAATGTCTTAACCGTAATACACGCGGTGCATTACGACCTTACCTGTTCGGCAGTTGTAAGGTGTTATACcctggaggaggggggaagggccaaaaaaaaagatttaatAAAAATCTATTCACCACTGACAAGCACCTCCAAGAGAAATGGTGCTCCCTTATTCCCAATTTACTCTTCCTACCGCATTGCTTCCCCTCGTCAAAGGGGTTTCTGCTCCCTTTTTGGCCGTCCATTCCCCAGTCTGTATTATCGCGTTCTTTCCACCCGGACGCTTCCCATTGAACAGCAGGCGATTCTGGGGAAACCTTTTCGCACGTAAGTGTCGTGCGCCAGCCAAGTGAGAGAGCAGTAGCCGACGCAGGAACAATATTATCAATTCCCCCAACATCACTACACTTCCCTAGAGCCGGCGCAGGCTGGCTTTCAGAAGTCGCTTTTCATTCTTGGACCCAACCTGCATTTGCAGGTAATTCTTATACATTTTCTTATATACCGCTTCGATCTCGGGTCCCATGGCATCCACGATATCGTTGGCCCGCTGTGGTACTGTTGTGAGTTTCTGAATGTGGTTCTTCACCTGCTTATTGTCTCCCTCAAAAACCAAGTGCAGCAGGTCGCGCACCTCCTCATGGAGGTTCATAAGTTTGCGTGCGCTGGGAACGCCACTCCCGACCTTCTCCAGTAATTCCTCTAGTGCCTTGTCGATCTCTTCGAtatgaagaaagaggaagtaC
Encoded proteins:
- a CDS encoding small nuclear RNA gene activation protein (SNAP) 50, putative, producing the protein MPPKQLVDPFSLQVGNKKETTLADVAAHTAVTLTDIRRRNPQLDVYKISDKLPAGTIVHLPQTLSERGNPYGCFFTIGEAEDAMRKLEARLDRLLEEEGPNLPELPTRRVLSKMERIVTQVKEEGERQLARVREEYSECERRPALLQFLVDLEPVKRLREQLDEEYDGRKLRLKVMDEGNSELFRHAEPRYPNKGIAASLRHNVIDTSEDFCLTEHSHRWEFTFFTPGSTTEPQETWAVLSCQSLGTLLDTFVCRNCIPVNISKNAFFFIGGTFYVDNRHAGEGGEDYEDLTAPIRHFDPCGEGASTEGETRQKNIAFGNCPVKYVSQTTFGDLNLRLGEYGVMRHLGWCNHYFYLSSVTSLRGFDRDDHTRAAYPQRVMKTPTRVVRCRLCRSHPATVVCYNDEISPESPCPYCVPCFELLHATDEGEVEEGKFFAIRLPQGKYYTA
- a CDS encoding dual specificity protein phosphatase, putative, translated to MATPSASPSRDSTSPGGTPFICYHRLFDYPTEVSCSPPTPRPSCHGHTPLDCWVQPEWNAMAAEARPTQLLTPKASRVGSTQLQAALSTPQVMKEELQLRAALDTELSIMKMDPFRHITPDVTPLMDGLYVGGFPDEEILEILKREGIDVIVNCCARELDTRVVLPTGFVVHDFYAEDCSDYLIIFHCYDRFAEIVTDALRNGHRVYVHCVAGVNRSVTLCIAYLMQYYHMGPISCVQLFRSRGRVNILKNVSFRHQLVDFYLNNLRA